tctctcttcttacagtgttttaaaaatttttaacttttaacttctgcttttctttttaaaccattaatttttaattaccttgtaatatTGTGAATtcccttttataatgtatttacttttattgttcatagactgatgatgcaccgacatttgtgtgcgaaacgtttttaataaactatggccttcaaACTGATGTACTATGGTAAccccctatataatatatattatatatatataatatatatatatatatatatatatatatatatataatatatataatatatactacatcagtgtgtgtgtgtccatatgtTTGATGTTTCATAGTTCTTTATTGACAGTATTTTGGGCCAATAACTTATTCTGATAGATACACAGACGCTAGTGTTGCTGACtcgggttttaattattcattcacctATGCGCATACTGCTGCTATATGCACGGTGAACTGAAATCAaacgatattccttttaactgtttcATTATTTAAGAAATCAATTGACTTTATTTCACTCCGACTAGAGTGAAGAGTACGGTTCTTGAGACCTGCATTAAAGCATTTATGTTTTGATccagaaatttttgcaattttcttgTAAGTTCATAATAATTTGTCGCACTATATTTGCAAGAAATGTATTGTCTATAGGTTGTTTAGTTTTTAAtagctttattttttatcattcaaattaaaaaaacccACTATTCAAAAGCTTTAAAATCCCAGAATTCTTGATAAACCTTTCATCCACTTGTAACTCCAAGACATTTTTCCTTAGAATTCctagctttctttttctttagttaaAGGTTTGCTGTCTTTAGATTACATTTCGGTTTGTTTTTAAGGCTCTACTTGCAGTGTTCAGCTGATGAATGATAAGCTTAATGCAACAGCATAATATTGCTTTTAGTGGGAAATATCGATGCCGTGATAtcactttaatatattttatgttcCAGTGATCTTTGACTTAATCGAATGGCATTGTAAGATTTAGATGTTTGCATACCTATTGAATGACTGACACTATactaattggaataaaatatagaatctCGGTGTCGTTTAGCAGTAACCAACTGACTTTATTAAGATGCCTTACGTATGTACTGGAAGAGTTTTCCATTTGCTCTATTAAAATTGAAGAATTTACATTGACCGTCTGTGATTCTCAAAGGAAAAAAGTTCATGCATCGTGCTTTATTGTTCTTAGAAAATGCAAACTCACGTGCTGAAAATccatgaaatattgaaaataaacgaAGGTTCTGGATACTGATTTGTTCTGCAGTTTCAGGCTGGCTCTTGCAGCACATTGAGTGACGTGATCCGTGTGACGGCAGAGCTCTGTTTTCCATATATTCAGAGAGATGGACTTGAAGATTCTCCTTGTAATTGCCGTTGCAATATGCCTGAAGATGGACACATCCGCCGGAAGCATATACCATTCCCCAAGACACCAATGTATTCCACCTTTAGTTCGACTCCTACCACCCACCGTCTACTATGTTTCCGGGGTGTCTATATGTGGCCTTATTTGTTCCCAGACCAGCTGCTTGTTCTACGAATTCACAGGTTAGTCAGTTACCTCTTAGTCCAATTACCTGTGCACAGGAAAAAATGGCTGTAGGTTTGGTATTTACTTTATGTCAGTGCCGAAGTACTTGGGCTGaatgtgctgagagagagagagagagagagagagggctggggTGGGGGCGGGAGAGGGAGATTGGATGCAGGTAAAGAGAACAGCTGCAAGTATTCCAAAACGTATACTTAAGATTCTATTTCCAAAAAACGAAAAAGTATATCGTTTGCACTAACCTTGTACAAATTATGGGGAATACGATCAACTGTAAAGACGTCGTTTGGAAATGGTAAAACTCCTTGTTGATGAAAATGGGCCAGGAGTTTGTGAATTTATACTATCAAAGCGAAGTCTTAATGAGGATCGCCTTCCGACTGGCCCAGCCCGCCCCGGCTTGCCCCTGCCACTGCCCAGTCCGGCCCAGCCTGGCCCGCCCCGCCCCTACCCGGCCCGGCCCGGCCCGGCCCGGCCCGCCCCTGCCCGGCTCGGCCCAGCCCAACCCAACCGAGCCATAATTGTTATTATACGCTTATATCTCCACAAGCATTATAGTCagataaaaaaattcttcttgtTAATGAAGATGTTCATCTGTAAaatttttttgtacataaaaattattacgaaattcgaatttttaagatttaaatataatttcctttcaATATTTCAGAAGGTAAgctaaaccagttgaaaaaacaCGGTTTGCCATAACAACAGAATTTTATCTGGTCAATTAGTATATGTTAACTTCCATTATTGGGTCCATACATTATTGCTTCGCGAGTTCCACCTACAGGCGTCTTACTTGTGCATAGGAAATTGGTATATTAAAATAATCTGCCAAGATTTGTTAAGCCACATTCAACTTCCCTCTCGTTGAAGGTCATTGGATTACCATCCTTTTGGTCTTcttccagaaaaagaaaaaccttgcgTCCCTATTGGTCTTcttccagaaaaagaaaaaccttgcgTCCCTATTGGTCTTcttccagaaaaagaaaaaccttgcgTCCCTATTGGTCAGCacccagaaaaagaaaaaccttgcgTCCCTATTGGTCAGCTTCCAGAAAAAGAAAAGCCTTCCGTCCCTGAGTTGCTACGTAGAGATGCACATCCCCAAGAGCTTAAGGGCAACGTACATTAGAAAATTTTGAAGGCATAAAAAAAGCCAGACCTGCATTTGGAACTCTGAAGGTGAACATGGATGCAACGAAGAACAGCCTTGGGAAATGTGGACTTGATCATACGGCTCGCGGGATATTTGATCAGTTCTAGCAGGAACTAAAACGGTGCGAGGTTTTGAAtattcaagtaagaagttaaggCTTGtgagataaaaattatttataacttCGAAGAACTGCCTATTCGAGAAAACTGTAAGGTATAATTGATGAAGTAATTGGTTGCCCATAGGAGGATGGCCTCCAAAATGAGCAATGGCTTTGTCTACTCTATAAGAAGCGTTACTTCTTGGAAACAACAAATATCAGGAATATTCACGATTTCTCTAACGCATGATCCTCTACACCTTCCAAATTTGAAATCAAGTGCTAAAAGAAGCCCTCTTATAAAGCTTGCAGTTAGGGCCAACAAGTCCTGGGTTTTTATCTCAGCATGGCACTTGCATAGATGCACGGTATTCGATCAAATAAACTCATATACCCTGTatccatacaaaaataaaaagtgagaaTTAAATAGGATTTTTCTAGGTAAGGTATTGAAGATAACATTGATGATGTTACTAGCAACAGGCGAAACAACCTGAAAGAGAACCAGACACaaagttccagtgcttggcttcaagcctcaattccatattccatcccattccattccgaagacacaaacacaaacaacgaCAGAAATTATTCGGAGTAATTTGTATCTTGAATAATTATAGGTCTTCAATGACACATTTGTTTAATCCAAATGCATAGCCAATTAGACATTCTAACAGGCAATACCATATTAAAAACAGATATCTGAGTATCCCAACAGTAACTGAGTAACTGTTTAATGTGTTTTCAAACCGATTCCTTGTTTCTCATGATTCTAATTAACATCTGTTCTACATTATTTAGTTCGTTTTCGTACTGAATCCTTgtttgtcatgattctaataatCATGTATTGTTAATGATTTAGGTTATTCTTATATTCCGCAGAAACGGATGGGACTTGCAAGATCCATGGCATAGGAATGGAGCCGACGAACGTTTATGTGAACACTGATGCTGCAGCGCCCCCCGAAGGGGGACCTCTTCGGGAGAAGGCTAAAGCACAACCAACATACCCCCAACCGTCAATGTTGAACGCGTGAGTAAAAGCCCCAAGCAGCTGAAATAGTTTTCAATACTGTTTATGCGACATtggagatttcatttttttttcttgacaacgGCACTTGTCTCTAATCTTTCCGCAgagtatttataaaatataatggaGTGTCTGAAAAGGCTGAAGTGAAATGCTTTTTCCTTTCGcaaaatgaatttcttttttgcCTAATTCCACACTTACTGGCTACACATATCACCTGTTGGTATATTGCTAACACATTCTCGTCAAGCTTTCGCTTGTATGCTTTTGGTACTAATGACAGAATCTTTACAGTTCCCTTGCAATTGATGACAATATGACGACTCACTGGGAGAATGGATGGGTGAAGCCTTGGTGGATGGTTGACCTCGGAGCTTACTATATCATCCACCACGTTAACATCTTGCCAAGACAGGGATACTTCAGTTTTCGGTTCCAAGAAGTGGAGGTAGGCAATTGAATCGTCTATAGTCTagtcaggattaatagagtaatcTATTAAACCTGGGTAAGGGAACTGGCCAAAAAGACAGATCTCGTGCTAAGGGTCGGGGAATGAATCTTCTCATAAAATGTGGTCTTTTGTATACTTCTTTTTCAATCGTCCGAATTTTATATAGAAAGGGCATTAATCCTGTGGTTTCCCAGAGTGATGGTGACCATGGCACGTATGAAATCAATGGACTCGTAACACTGGACCACTGAGCCTTCTCCGatggttttaaatattaaaattgatAGTTTGCTAATCTGGATATATCAACATAAGCGTGGATTCAGTAGACGTCATGGGGTGACTTTCCGACACATTTCAACGTCAAAATTTACgaagtttttatctttgaaatcAGCATTAAATCAATAAACACGTCAATCGGCAGCGAGAGCGACAGTTGAAGTCAATACAATAAAGAGCAAAGCTGTCCTGCAGCAGAAGTTTTCCGTCATCGCAGTCGTTTAAGAGGTGAAACCGCCTGCTTTAGCTGCGATTTTGAGTTAATACGCCTCGAGAGAACTGGACGAATCAGCTCTCCTTTTGAACCCCCTTTCATATTTCCAGATTCGAGCTGGTCCAGAGCTGAAAACGGACGCAGACTTGACCACGTGGGAATTCATAGGATTTTACCCAGGCATCTACCAAGACGGTGGTGGTCGTCTGACGTTCAACCATACCCAGGGAGTCTGTGGACGCTTTCTCTCCGTGCAGCGAATCAACGCCCTGAGTGATACTTTAGCTCTCGCCGACGTTCTGGTTTACGTTCGTCAAAATGCGACATATTAAGATGTAAAGCAATTTTGTTTCTGTGCCTATTCGGTATACTTTCAGTTTGCAGTGAGGGTAATTTGGTGACGTGTGAAAATCATTCGCAAGCAGAATTATCATTGCAATTTACTGGAGATGCAGATACGGTCCACGAAACTTCGTTTTCAgtaaaaatttccttaaaattcTAAACTGTACCACTTTTATCAGACATCTGCTTATCTCTctaaatctatctatctgtatataaatatatatatatatatatatatatatatatatatatatatatatatatatatatatatatatatatatatatatatatatatatatatatatatatagtatatatatatatatatacatatatatatatatatatatatatatatatatatatatatatatatatatatattatatatatattatatatatatatatatatgatatatatatatatatatattctatatatatatatatatatagatatatatatatatatatatatatatatatatatatatatatatatctatattatatatatatatatatatatatatatatatatattatatatatatatgtatatatatatatatatgatatatatatatatatatatatatatatatatgtatatatatatatatatatatatatatatatatatatatataatttacacacacacatgtatatatatgtgtgtaatatatatattatttttttcttaaatattgttTCTACCGAGAATCATTGaggattttattttactaattttgtttacatttttttgttaaaCTTTATCTTTAACCGGATCGTCTGGtatcattctaaaaaaaatttatttctttttatccgaCATATTGATTTATGGGTACTAAAACTGGCGTTCCAACATTCTTTTATCTTTGGCCATTGTGTCTATGCCACCaatttcttatcatttttattctccATACACTGTCACATCTGACATTCCATTCTTGTGGGCTGATTTCTTTTCAATATAGGTTGTTATGGAATTTAACAAAGTAGTATCATATCTTGATACCTATTTTGCCTAATGGTCGAGGGAGCTGGCTTCTGATTGCCTTTTAAATGATAAAGTATAGGGAAACCATGAAAAGAAAGTGACCTTGTGAGAGAACAGCTACCTTTATATGCTCAAGCTCACACTTTGAGTAAGTCCTCATTTGCACGTTTATTACGCCAACTTCAGGAGCATCACCATCGGTTGATGGAAATGGGAACAGATGACGACAGGTTTCATGATAtttctgaagaagaaaaaaaaaaaaacttcagaaataTGAGTTTTATAGTTGTATGACCGTGGTCTGAGAGGTAACTTCCAAAAGCTAGGACGTGCTTCTAGTGAATTAACTTGACTGAAGAACATATAAACCCATCGGACTTTacaattatatatcataaaaacaGCAAACGTGTGAAGAAGTCAGCAAACAaatcccccccccacaaaaaaaaaaaaatgaatttctcttGAAGCTTATCAGGTTACAATTAACACCTCCCTTCATTTTGTACGCAGTTATATTGCACAAGTTCTAGAGCTTACatgtttgaaattttggcacctaTTTTGCACTTTTGTGCATCATTCTTCGAAgcggctttttatttatttatttacttttttatttaacaCCTTGTTGAGGGTTGTAGCCTCCCTCCACGATAGTTGTATTATATTTACTGTGTGAAGGGTGGCACTACGTGGTCTGGCAATTTTCATAAAGTTTCAGACTTTCCTGGTAAACTTATTAAGGGTTCACTCTACCTGATGTGCTCTCTGTAATTCCGGAATTTTCCTTTtatggctttttctttttttggagtaATAAACGTGGGTGCTGGAACCGTAGGTAAGAAGGTACTACTGTACGTGTACACACTGTTGCACACTGTGCAGATTCCTTCAATGAATAACAAATTTGAAGTTTGTTTTGAAGTCATAAGAGGTATGAGAGCCTAGGCACCAGACAGGAAGAGGGAAGGAATAAAATCGTGCTTTCAGGTTGATTAGACTCACAGTAATAAAAATCGATGTTATCATATAATGACATCACAGTTAATGATAGAAATGCTAGAACTTTGACAATAATGAATTACTTTATTAATAATTTGACTGTATGGAGGTTTTTACATGACCTTAAAGGTAATGCTAATGCTCAAGAGACATAGTAATTATATAACCTTGGAATAAAACACACTTGTTATCtgtgcaacaaatatatttaagacaTTTTTATAGGCAGCATCAATATGACAAAATCAGTCCTGCTTTAAAATGTCTACACAATTTATACCTcataattccaattttattttgttatcctGAAAGGGATTTCAATCGTTTATCCtggaaataataatttacagttttttatttaaacttttcacCTTATCAATGAACTTAGAAAGATCACAGGTTGTTGAGTGCTCCTGAAAGGTTGTGTGATACCTTGACTAACTTGAACAAAATGATCTCAATAAAAGGCAGTTTCCAGAATTACAGAATATCAGTTAATGCATAAAAATTCCAAGAATCTTAAATCATtacagaattaagaaaaaaatagtggCAATTTCGGAGTGCAtgattaatatttgaaatgacAGTAATAATGAGCGAACATATCGACGACTATTGAACTTCCTAGAATTCATGAGGCTTTATgtcttagaaagagagagagagagagagagagagagagagagagagagagagagagagagagagagagaaacactgcttttgtgattttttaactCATTGTGAACTCGAGAGACAGCAGGCATTTCTCTATTTCGAGGAGTCGTCTATAACGACTAGAGTGCGGCTGCCGAGGATGAAGTAGAACCAGTGCAAACTTTTCTGTGACAGTGATTAGAGAACTGAACCATAGGACTTCAGGCCTTAAATGCTCTTTTAGGCACATGTTAAGGAAGCGTAACTTTCCCGCTTCGTgccataaaaacagaaaaaaaaaaaaaaaaaaaaatggtgccgCGACTCAGGCAACAGCAGCCATGATGTGATCTATGTGGGCTTTCAGACCTCCTGGCAATTACGGAGGATTTTGTCTTTTGCTCAGCTAATCGGATCACCTGTGAGGAAAGAAAGGTAGATGTGATATCTTCGTAGAAACTCCAACTTCACACCAAAGGAGAGATGTAAAATACCTCTGCGTCAACATTTTCTGCAATGTCATCAAGTACAAGGCACCAGGTTGAGAGTCTCATTCAGatcaatagtagattcacatcaaccgtgcatttgacgtctaggccagtactgtacgaccctcctgattggctattgataagccagtcacagggctggaaactctcagtctctctcgagagttcacatgggtaggatctatgttccacctctcctgaggggtacgtctttcaggagaggtgaaacatacatcctgcctatgtgaattctcgagagagactgagagtttccagccctgtgattggctcatcaacagccaatcaggagcgtcgtacgcgactggcctagacgtcaaatgcacggttgatgtgaatctactatagcaacttaGGCAGAATATTTTTTCCGTACTGCAAGTTAAGAAGCCATTATTGCATTTGCTTTGTAAACAACACCAACTTCACTTAATTTCATTTATCAAAAGATGAAATATTATTGGGAGTTAATGTAGATGTTTCATAAGAAAATGTTCAGTGTGAATAATtagttttcaaccatttttatGTTTCTGTGCAATGTCTCACTAGCATATGTTATGAAGTTCCACACTAATGTATCAGTGTCCCTATAATGGCTTAGGAATAAAGCTGACATCAGTTATGATATACAATCCATATTCATTATCCTTGCAgatgttatatgttatattatggtatatgcatatgcatatgcatatatatatatatatatatatatatatacatatatatatataggcatattatgaattttatatatatatatatatatatatatatattatatataggcatattatgaattatataggcatattatgaattatatatatatatattcatattcagtggATCTCCAAATATTTCAGGATTCACGGATTCACTTATTCGCAAGTTTCTCTTTTAACCGCTTCAGTTTTGCTTAAGTTCAAGTTTAATTCTTTtagatttctcttttatttgcagaagccaatttttaaaatattttcatattggtCTACGGTTATTTAAtttaggagcctatttccaccactttCAAATTCTTCAGATACCTCGAGTGGTAGGAAGAGGCCCCAATTTCAGATCTTAAAACCCAACTTGCTATGTTTCTTGGTACTTTCAATATTGTACGGtacatttgattatttttttgcactttatttccttctttcttgctGAGATTCAATACTCCCATGGCATACATGGATGATGGCATTGCTAACCCCCTTTCAGTACAACTTCCCTATCATCTCTTTGCTGCAACTTTTACtaatgactgcattagccatgttttcaatctctttttctttcatctgGGGCACTTTTTATTCATCCTCTGTAGCAGTCTTTTGTGTTGTTGATTTTTACACCAAGATTTCTTATTTGCTTGACTATTTCCTGTTCCTTCAATGCACGGAAGGTTTTCTACGTTATCTCTACTGTACTAGCCGTcgaatattgatatattgtttttgtctttatttatatttgggCCACACCACTAACTTTGTCAACAAGAATTCATATGggttttgttatttcttcaaaGAAATTATCTCGGATCAATCCATCATCTGCACAGAATAGTGTCACAATTCTTTAAATATCATTTGTACCTTCTAATTTTTCGATGATCAGGTAAGTTACTAAGAAGAATATGGTTGAACCATTCCACCTCTGTCTTAAGccatttgttactttttttatttatttatttatttgctccgTATTGTGAAGACGCAAAGTTGTTGTGTCATTTGTAAATATCTTTTCCACTACATTTATTACTTGTGCATGTATTTCATGCACAAGTATTTCACCATGTTCTTAATAAGCTAGTAAAACCTGATTGCAGTTCATGCGTCTTCCATACATTTCAGTTATGTTTTTCTATTCTGCTCTTCAAGATCCCCTTGGATACTTTATGCGacacattcttttgtttttttttggcctaaAATCCCTCACCGTGTGGTATTGCTTGTTTGGTGTGagtgttgtttttgtatttaaatcgGCTGTTCTGGTATATAAAACAAGAGTTCACCTAGTTTGGAAATGCTACCTGTACCTGGCTTGATACcaaattgtttatatttctttggcTAACGATCACTGATTGAAATTATGAATAacccaacgaccaattaaaaccTCGTGTATTTCAAAACCTCTCCATATTTTGTGAACATTACTTATATTGAAAATCagtgaacaataaaaaaatcgtAGAAATATTAGTGTATGGAAAAATAAGAATAGGGAATTGTCAGTATAATACCAGTTGCTAAAGAAATAAGAGAGCAATTTTCAGAATGGTAACTgacaataaactaaaaaaaaatacataacactGACAACCTATGCTGCAAAATttccactggttttcagatagataAATAACTGTTTAGAgtcaataaaaaagtgaataGTACTGTGTAGAATCTTATGGAAAAGATTTTAAACCAAAATAATTTACCTTGATAACAAAAATTTAGTTGTATATAACTTGTATTTATCCCCACTGAAGCCTCGAACTACACCAATTGCTCCTTAAATCTAGTTTTAATGAATGATCTTGGCCTTCCCATCCTTTCCAGTTTATAAGCATCTTAGTTGTATGGACTCTTGCGAACATAAACCAAAACATCAGCAAGAGCTAACACATCATTCAGGCTGTTGTTTCGCTGCACAGAGAGAAATCTTCCGCATACTCCTTGGGTATTATTGAACTGAATACGAGCATTCCCACCTGCATAGACACCTGGGTAAAATCCTACTAATTCCCACTGAGTCAAGTTTCCGTCCGTTTTCAACTCTGGACCAGCTCGAACCTGGAAAGATGAGAGGGCGTTCAAAGTAAAAGACTTGTTTAGTTCTTTTTCGGCAACTACTGCGAAGACAATAACCTCTGGCAAAGACTAACTTCACTTTCTATAGACTTTGTCGTCTCTTCCACAACTGAGTGACGTTTATATTGATTTCATACCGAAtgaaaatgcccccccccccccccccccccccccccagaaaaaaaaaaaatccctttttacGAGTAACTTTACTACCGAGACCACATGAAGTCTATTGAATCTCAGCTTAGTGTTGGCAAGTCACGATTAACAACAACTATTGATATTCAAAATCATCGCAGATTTAGTGATCCTGAATTATGGGTCTGTCTGTTGATTTCATACATACCGTCGTCGTCATCACAATGAATATAACAACATTAAATTGTGTAGATTAGTCTTAGATGATGATCTTCTTGAAAAATGGTTAACCTGTTGGTGTTTTGAGTAGATTTTCTGTGCATACCTAGTTACAGATTCGCCTGACCTATAATGAATATGACACAATTCATGTTAATTAGACAATTCAATCAATTTCAATACCAAACCCTTAAACTTTGCAAGCCAGACGGAAAACTATCCTCGAAAATAATCGCCAAGTAGGTATTTCCAAGAGCCACTATATCTTTTTGCAGTGATCTTAAAGTGATCAATTTTGCCAAATAATGAGTTTGTCTCTCCTCCATTAAAATAACTAAGTAAAAGTATAATTTAGTGAAGGGAACGTTTTCGGTCACtgggacagaaaattaaaaagtaactGGAGGCGGAGAAAAcatctcatattactattgtagattcacatcgccgtacatttaatgtctaggcccgtcccttacgacgctcctgattggatgttgagatgccagtgacagggctggaaactctcagtctctctcgagagttcatataagcagaatgtatgttccgcgtctcctgagggataagtctctcaggagaggtggaacatacatcctgcctatgttaactcttgagagagactgagtttccagccatgtgattggcttatcaacagccagtcaggagcgtcgtaagggactggccttgacatcaaatgcacggttgatgtgaatctactatagtaatactgCATTTATGCAACCATTTTATTAACGCTTAAGTATGCATTTTTGAAGCTGGAAAGACTGAAATCAAAAGATAAAACGACTTGGCTCCTTACCTCCACACTTTGGAACCGATATGTGTAGTATCCTTGTCTTGGCAAGATGTTAACGTAGTGGATCATATAATAAGCTCCGAGGTCAACCATCCACCAAGGATTCAACGGTCCATTCTCCCAATAGCTCAGCACATCATCATCAACTGCGTTGGGTCTGTAAAGATTCT
The sequence above is drawn from the Macrobrachium nipponense isolate FS-2020 chromosome 32, ASM1510439v2, whole genome shotgun sequence genome and encodes:
- the LOC135207177 gene encoding uncharacterized protein LOC135207177; translated protein: MDLKILLVIAVAICLKMDTSAGSIYHSPRHQCIPPLVRLLPPTVYYVSGVSICGLICSQTSCLFYEFTETDGTCKIHGIGMEPTNVYVNTDAAAPPEGGPLREKAKAQPTYPQPSMLNASLAIDDNMTTHWENGWVKPWWMVDLGAYYIIHHVNILPRQGYFSFRFQEVEIRAGPELKTDADLTTWEFIGFYPGIYQDGGGRLTFNHTQGVCGRFLSVQRINALSDTLALADVLVYVRQNATY
- the LOC135207564 gene encoding uncharacterized protein LOC135207564, producing MDLKILLSAVTAMCLIARGINAGIIYHSPRFQCIPPSVQLWQPTIYNIPGRILCANTCSQKRCLFYEVSATNGPCKIYGIGMESTNYYVRTEAATLPPGGPLQEKARYRPTYPLSSLSPSPNAVDDDVLSYWENGPLNPWWMVDLGAYYMIHYVNILPRQGYYTYRFQSVEVRAGPELKTDGNLTQWELVGFYPGVYAGGNARIQFNNTQGVCGRFLSVQRNNSLNDVLALADVLVYVRKSPYN